One Carcharodon carcharias isolate sCarCar2 chromosome 1, sCarCar2.pri, whole genome shotgun sequence DNA window includes the following coding sequences:
- the pdcd4a gene encoding programmed cell death protein 4a — MRGDGMAAEVDAWSVVTATTRTDIDEDDEDLNDGEVNGNGTPQVKVLHEARIKAKAKRRLRRNSSRDPARESVPESGEPGTDTNSSKGKLNDRKSRSGKGRGLPKKGGAGGKGVWGAAGVIYDYEEPDAHDPNYDDAVQGDTVYGTMVPELDESALQNTVTPIVKEYFEHGDGHEVAALLQELNLGKRKHEVPSLAVSLALEGKASHRELTSRLLSDLLGKVLTADDVAKAFDRMLKDLPDLILDTPEAPQVLGQFIARAVADDVLPSNFLEGYKGKVDCDHARAALDRAAILLSMKRGVGLDNVWGVGGGQRPVKHLIREMNFILKEFLLSGEQAEAEHCLRDLEVPHFHHELVYEAVVMVLESTGSTAAKMVKLLKMLWESGLITLDQMNRGFQRVFDELPDINLDVPLAHTILEKFLDLCFQEAVITKQLRDSCPSRGRKRFVSEGDGGRVKE; from the exons ACATTGATGAGGATGATGAAGATTTGAACGATGGTGAAGTGAATGGGAACGGGACTCCTCAGGTAAAAGTGCTCCATGAAGCTCGCATCAAGGCAAAAGCTAAACGCCGGCTGAGGCGCAATTCTTCTCGTGATCCCGCGCGGGAGTCGGTGCCGGAGAGTGGCGAGCCGGGTACCGATACAAACAGCTCCAAAGGAAAACTGAATGACCGGAAATCTCGGTCTGGAAAAGGACGAGGCCTTCCGaagaaag GTGGAGCTGGCGGAAAGGGTGTATGGGGTGCAGCTGGAGTTATTTATGACTACGAGGAGCCTGATGCTCATGATCCAAACTATGATGATGCTGTCCAG GGGGACACAGTTTATGGCACGATGGTCCCAGAACTGGATGAAAGTGCACTGCAAAATACCGTGACTCCGATTGTGAAGGAGTATTTCGAACATGGAGATGGACATGAAGTGGCA GCCCTGCTACAGGAACTGAATCTGGGAAAGAGGAAGCATGAGGTTCCTTCTCTTGCCGTCTCGCTTGCATTGGAAGGCAAGGCAAGTCACCGGGAGCTGACATCCCGGCTTCTGTCTGACCTTCTGGGGAAAGTCCTTACAGCTGACGATGTTGCCAAGGCCTTTGATAGGATGTTGAAGGATCTGCCTGACCTTATTCTTGATACACCTGAAGCACCACAG GTACTTGGCCAGTTTATCGCCAGGGCGGTTGCAGACGATGTTTTGCCATCAAACTTTCTTGAAGGTTATAAAGGGAAAGTGGATTGTGACCATGCACG tgctgcattggaTCGTGCTGCCATCCTGCTTAGTATGAAGCGTGGTGTTGGATTGGACAATGTCTGGGGCGTGGGTGGAGGGCAACGACCCGTCAAACATCTCATCAGAGAG ATGAACTTCATATTGAAGGAGTTCCTGCTCTCCGGAGAGCAGGCTGAAGCTGAGCATTGCCTTCGTGATTTGGAGGTGCCACATTTCCACCATGAACTTGTTTACGAG GCCGTTGTCATGGTGTTGGAGTCAACGGGAAGTACAGCAGCTAAGATGGTGAAGCTGCTGAAAATGCTGTGGGAGAGTGGGCTGATCACACTGGACCAGATGAACCGG GGTTTCCAGCGAGTGTTTGACGAGTTGCCAGATATAAACCTGGATGTGCCACTTGCCCACACGATCCTGGAGAAATTCTTAGACCTGTGTTTCCAGGAAGCCGTTATAACCAAGCAACTTCGTGATAGCTGTCCCTCACG GGGCCGTAAGCgttttgtgagtgagggagacggTGGGCGTGTCAAGGAGTAA